Proteins encoded within one genomic window of Arachis ipaensis cultivar K30076 chromosome B08, Araip1.1, whole genome shotgun sequence:
- the LOC107611436 gene encoding uncharacterized protein LOC107611436 encodes MFPNSLTHRGYRKKEGSTIPKFLEIFGKLEINIPLAEALEQMPLYAKFLKELITKKRSWHEKETMVLTQECSAIIQKGLPPKLKDLGSFLIPCTIGNMTIDKALCDLGASINLMPLAMMKKLMIEEVKPTRMSLQLADRSLKIPNGVVENLLVKVGKFIFSSNFLILDMHEEGNNSIILGRPFLATARAIIDVEKGEMVLRVHEEQMVINVFKAMQYPAKKENCMRIDMVDTLVEEALEANQYEDHKGKAQDIEEEDSNETQALVNLSEAKEEGEPKQELKPLPPNLKYAFLGGEDTLPVIINSSLSTQDEAKLIEVLKTHKTALGWTIDDIKGISPAICMHKILLEEDPRLVVQP; translated from the coding sequence ATGTTCCCAAACTCCCTTACCCACAGAGGCTACAGAAAGAAGGAGGGATCAACAATCCCCAAATTCTTGGAAATCTTTGGGAAACTTGAAATCAACATTCCATTAGCTGAGGCTTTggaacagatgccattatatgcaaagtttcttaaaGAACTTAtcactaagaagagaagctggcatgAAAAAGAAACTATGGTCCTAACCCAAGAATGTAGTGCAATCATTCAAAAGGGACTTCCACCAAAGCTTAAAGATCTAGGAAGCTTCCTTATACCATGCACTATAGGGAACATGACAATAGATAAAGCACTCTGTGACTTGGGAGCAAGTATTAATCTAATGCCTCTTGCCATGATGAAGAAATTGATGATAGAAGAGGTCAAGCCTACAAGAATGTCATTGCAACTTGCTGACAGATCTCTCAAGATACCAAATGGAGTTGTGGAGAATCTATTAGTAAAAGTTGGAAAGTTTATTTTTTCGTCTAACTTTTTGATCCTAGACATGCATGAGGAAGGGAATAACTcaattatccttggaagacctttcttgGCCACAGCTCGGGCAATCATTGATGTTGAGAAGGGAGAAATGGTTCTCAGGGTGCATGAGGAGCAAATGGTTATCAATGTTTTCAAGGCAATGCAATACCCTGCTAAGAAAGAAAATTGCATGAGGATTGACATGGTGGACACTCTGGTTGAAGAAGCACTTGAAGCAAACCAATATGAAGACCATAAAGGGAAAGCTCAAGACATAGAGGAGGAAGACTCAAACGAGACACAAGCACTGGTAAATTTAAGTGAAGCTAAGGAAGAAGGGGAACCAAAGCAAGAGTTAAAGCCTCTGCCTCCCAACCTCAAATATGCCTTCCTTGGTGGAGAGGATACCCTTCCAGTAATCATTAATTCATCCTTGAGCACGCAAGACGAAGCCAAACTGATTGAGGTGTTGAAAACTCACAAGACAGCTTTAGGATGGACAATTGATGACATTAAGGGTATAAGCCCTGCTAtttgcatgcacaagatcttgctAGAAGAAGACCCAAGACTAGTGGTACAACCCTAA